Proteins from a single region of Acipenser ruthenus chromosome 31, fAciRut3.2 maternal haplotype, whole genome shotgun sequence:
- the LOC117964699 gene encoding negative elongation factor B-like, protein MFSGLPELGISNGEDLKETLTNCTEPLKAIDQFQSENGILLPSLRSALPFLDLHGTPRLEFHQSVFDELREKLLERVAVIAEGKEDDRYNKLEELLEKSFPLVKMPSIQPVVMRVMKHLPKVPEKKLKLVMADKDLYKVCAVEVKRQIWQDNQALFGDEVSPLLKQYIVEKENALFSTDLSVLHNFFSPSPKTRRQGEVVLKLTQMIGRSVKLYDMVLQFLRTLFLRTRNVHYCTLRAELLMSLHDLDVSEICSVDPCHKFTWCLDACIREKFVDAKRARELQGFLDGVKKGQEQVLGDLSMILCDPFATNTLVLSTVRNLQELVSQDALPRDSPDLLLQLRMLSLGQGAWDMIDSQVFKEPRLELDLVTKFLPSVLALVVDDYTFNVDQKLPPMEDKVPVAYPSSLPESFTKALQENRVACELGLYYILHITKQRNKNALQRLLPALVETYNDMAFSDVFLHLFTGSFTLLSDEFGAEEFCNAVFDGFFLTSFSSKENVHRHILRLILHLHHKILPSRLESLIKTLEPSKQQTSEAVKELYTQLMEKLDSQKKSPAQPAEPPSLDLPLHTVAVPAAVPPAALTPTHTPTTLTPTPTPAHTPSPTPM, encoded by the exons ATGTTCTCCGGGTTGCCCGAATTGGGGATCTCGAACGGGGAAGATCTAAAGGAAACGCTTACGAATTGTACGGAACCCCTGAAAGCCATCGACCAGTTTCAG TCAGAGAATGGAATCCTGCTGCCCTCGCTCCGGTCCGCCCTCCCGTTCCTGGATCTGCACGGCACGCCTCGGCTGGAATTTCACCAGTCCGTGTTCGACGAGCTGCGGGAGAAGCTGCTGGAGAGAGTCGCCGTTATCGCGGAGGGAAAAGAGGACGACCG ATATAATAAACTAGAAGAGCTGTTGGAGAAAAGCTTCCCGCTGGTGAAAATGCCGTCTATCCAGCCGGTGGTGATGCGTGTTATGAAGCACCTACCCAAG GTCCCAGAGAAGAAGCTGAAGCTGGTGATGGCGGATAAGGACCTGTACAAGGTGTGTGCCGTGGAGGTGAAGCGGCAGATCTGGCAGGATAACCAGGCCCTGTTCGGGGACGAGGTCTCGCCCCTGCTCAAGCAGTACATCGTGGAGAAGGAGAACGCGCTTTTCAGCACCGACCTGTCAGTGCTGCACAACTTCTTCAGCCCCTCGCCCAAGACACGCCGCCAGGGAGAG GTGGTTCTGAAGCTGACACAGATGATCGGGAGGAGCGTGAAGCTGTACGACATGGTGCTGCAGTTCCTGAGGACGCTGTTCCTGCGCACGAGGAACGTGCACTACTGCACCCTGCGGGCAGAGCTGCTCATGTCCCTGCACGACCTGGACGTCAGTGAGATCTGCTCCGTCGACCCCTGCCACAAG TTCACCTGGTGCCTGGATGCGTGCATCAGAGAGAAGTTTGTGGACGCCAAGCGAGCGAGGGAACTCCAGGGCTTCCTGGATGGAGTGAAGAAGGGGCAAGAGCAAGTGCTGGG GGACCTGTCGATGATCCTCTGCGACCCGTTTGCCACCAACACCCTGGTTCTGAGTACCGTGAGGAACCTGCAGGAGCTGGTCAGCCAGGACGCCCTGCCCAGG GACAGTCCGGACCTGCTGCTGCAGCTGAGGATGCTGTCTCTGGGACAGGGGGCCTGGGACATGATCGACAGCCAGGTGTTCAAGGAGCCACGCCTG GAGCTGGACCTGGTCACCAAGTTCCTGCCGTCCGTGCTGGCCCTCGTTGTGGACGACTACACCTTCAACGTGGACCAGAAGCTGCCACCGATGGAGGACAAGGTTCCTGTCGCCTACCCCAGCTCCCTGCCGGAGTCCTTCACCAA GGCTCTCCAGGAGAACCGTGTTGCCTGCGAGTTGGGTCTCTACTACATTCTGCACATCACCAAGCAAAGAAACAAGAACGCCCTCCAGAGACTGCTGCCTGCGCTGG TGGAGACGTACAATGACATGGCGTTCAGCGATGTCTTCCTGCACCTCTTCACCGGCAGCTTCACCCTGCTGTCTGACGAGTTCGGAGCAGAGGAGTTCTGCAATGCTGTCTTCGATGGCTTTTTCCTGACGTCATTTTCAAG CAAGGAAAACGTACACAGGCACATTCTGAGACTGATCTTGCACCTTCATCACAAGATACTGCCTTCCAGACTGGAGTCCTTAATAAAGACCTTGGAGCCTTCCAAGCAG CAGACCAGCGAGGCAGTGAAAGAGCTGTACACCCAGCTGATGGAGAAGCTCGACTCTCAGAAGAAGAGTCCAGCCCAGCCTGCGGAGCCCCCTTCCCTGGATCTGCCTCTGCACACCGTGGCCGTCCCAGCGGCTGTGCCCCCCGCTGCCCTGACACCCACCCACACCCCCACCACCCTGACACCCACACCAACACCTGCCCACACACCCTCGCCCACGCCCATGTGA
- the LOC117973943 gene encoding ER degradation-enhancing alpha-mannosidase-like protein 3 encodes MGPSFHAFLLYLAALSWVRHHLVLAMTTEEKAKTRDQILEMFDHAYGSYMKYAYPADELMPLSCRGRVRGLEPNRGDIDDVLGTFSLTLIDSMDTLVLLNRLDEFEEAVKKVIVDVRLDHDVVVSVFETNIRVLGGLLGAHVMATMLQQRQERMQWYKNELLAMATDLGHRLLPAFNTTSGLPYPRVNLRYGVLNPLSRTGTESNTCTACAGTMILEFAALSRLSGEPVFEGHARRALDVLWEKRQRGSDLVGTVINIHNGDWVRRDSGVGAGIDSYYEYLMKAYILLGDSVYLERFNTHYTAIMKYISQPPLLLSVHMHNPTVSVRGWMDSLLAFFPGLQVLRGDLKPAIETHEMLYQVTKQHKFLPEAFTTEFRVHWGQHPLRPEFAESTYFLYKATGDPYYLQVGRSIVDSLNQHARVPCGFAAVQDVRTGRHEDRMDSFFLAEMFKYLYLLFSEKEQLLFDIDDYIFSTEAHLLPVTLSTMHPACQGNASAVHPTAEEDLFTHSCPSTQTLFPNNPAFAKTIRDRYKYLLGAGGVYHTTPVREFELPLHDTGMEPVEFLKSMGISLSSGGALSGGQPDSPSQKGVYRLKLIAELTHTPEEEVIEPLAVQIISPPFLGRVVLTAGPAKFGMDLTKNEHGVKGSVVKSAPYTACSAITNAEELRGRIALAVRGECMFASKARRLQEAGVAGVIFIDQGTDSSSEGTPLFQMVGDGGSTSEISVPLVFLFSKEGQVLLDALEEHSSVEVLLLPRNKQLGQDIKKKDRPLVMNVNVRLADEWDLQAGSSGQLGEGIATVELILEPEEQREESQGLGSSSTASDPSTGAQAEPSDSQQPCAQPAP; translated from the exons ATGGGTCCTAGCTTCCACGCGTTCCTGCTGTACTTAGCAGCCCTTAGCTGGGTACGTCACCACCTAGTCCTGGCGATGACCACGGAAGAGAAGGCAAAAACCAG GGACCAGATATTGGAGATGTTTGACCATGCATACGGCAGCTATATG AAATACGCCTACCCTGCTGATGAGCTGATGCCTCTGAGCTGCAGAGGGAGGGTCCGGGGCTTGGAGCCGAACCGCGGGGATATAGACGACGTTCTGGGGAC GTTTTCGCTCACCCTCATCGACTCCATGGACACCTTGGTG CTCCTGAACAGGCTGGATGAGTTTGAGGAGGCGGTGAAGAAAGTCATCGTGGACGTGCGGCTCGACCACGACGTGGTGGTGTCGGTCTTCGAGACCAACATCCGAGTGCTGGG CGGCCTGTTGGGGGCGCACGTGATGGCCACCATGCTGCAGCAGAGGCAGGAGCGCATGCAGTGGTACAAGAATGAGCTGCTCGCCATGGCGACGGACCTTGGGCACCGACTCCTGCCAGCCTTCAACACCACCAGCGGACTGCCTTACCCCCGG GTGAACCTGCGCTACGGGGTCCTGAACCCACTCTCCCGAACTGGCACCGAGTCGAACACCTGCACGGCCTGCGCTGGCACCATGATCCTGGAGTTTGCGGCGCTGAGCCGCCTGTCCGGGGAGCCCGTCTTCGAG GGGCATGCGCGGAGAGCCCTGGACGTGCTGTGGGAGAAGAGACAGCGAGGCAGCGACCTGGTGGGGACCGTCATCAACATCCACAACGGGGACTGGGTGCGCAGGG ACAGTGGGGTGGGGGCTGGGATCGACTCGTACTACGAGTACCTGATGAAGGCTTACATCCTCCTGGGAGACAGCGTGTACCTGGAGAGATTCAACACG cactacacagCGATCATGAAGTACATCAGCCAGCCCCCCCTGCTGCTGAGCGTTCACATGCACAACCCCACCGTCAGTGTGCGCGGCTGGATGGACTCGCTGCTCGCGTTCTTCCCTGGGCTGCAG GTTTTGAGAGGGGATTTAAAACCAGCAATCGAAACTCACGAAATGTTATACCAGGTCACCAAGCAGCACAAGTTTCTACCCGAG GCATTCACAACGGAGTTCAGAGTGCACTGGGGCCAGCATCCCCTGCGGCCTGAGTTTGCAGAGAGCACCTACTTTCTTTACAAG GCTACAGGAGACCCGTACTACCTGCAGGTGGGCAGGTCCATCGTGGACAGTCTGAACCAGCACGCCCGGGTCCCCTGTGGCTTTGCAGCCGTGCAGGACGTGAGGACAGGCAGACACGAGGACAG GATGGACTCGTTCTTCCTGGCGGAGATGTTTAAGTATCTGTACCTGCTGTTCTCGGAGAAGGAGCAGCTTCTCTTCGATATCGACGACTACATCTTCTCTACAGAGGCCCACCTGCTGCCCGTCACCCTGTCCACCATGCATCCGGCCTGCCAGGGCAACGCCAGC GCTGTTCACCCGACCGCTGAAGAGGACCTCTTCACTCACTCCTGTCCCAGCACTCAGACCCTGTTTCCCAACAACCCCGCCTTCGCAAAAACCATCCGGGACCGCTACAAATACCTGCTGGGGGCCGGGGGGGTGTACCACACCACACCAGTCAG GGAGTTTGAGCTGCCGCTGCACGACACTGGCATGGAGCCCGTGGAGTTCCTGAAGAGCATGGGCATCTCTCTGAGTTCTGGGGGGGCTCTCTCCGGGGGGCAGCCG GACTCCCCCTCTCAGAAGGGGGTGTACAGACTCAAGCTGATCGCTGAGCTCACCCACACTCCTGAAGAAGAGGTGATTGAACCACTGGCTGTGCAGATCATCTCGCCCCCCTTCCTGGGGAGAGTGGTACTGACTGCTGGGCCCGCCAAGTTTGGAATGGACCTCACCAAGAACGAGCATGGG GTGAAAGGCAGCGTGGTGAAGAGCGCCCCCTACACAGCGTGCAGTGCCATCACTAACGCGGAGGAGCTGCGGGGGAGGATTGCGCTGGCGGTGCGCGGGGAGTGCATGTTCGCAAGCAAGGCGCGCAGGCTGCAGGAGGCGGGGGTGGCGGGGGTCATCTTCATCG aTCAGGGCACAGACAGCAGCAGCGAGGGGACCCCTCTGTTTCAGATGGTGGGGGACGGGGGCAGCACCTCAGAGATCAGCGTACCGCTGGTGTTCCTCTTCAGTAAAGAGGGGCAGGTCCTGCTGGACGCGCTGGAGGAGCACAGCAGCGTGGAAGTGCTGCTCCTGCCCAGGAACAAGCAGCTCGGACAAG ACATCAAGAAGAAAGACAGACCGCTGGTGATGAACGTCAATGTCCGCCTGGCTGATGAGTGGGATCTACAGGCTGGCTCGAGCGGGCAGCTAGGGGAAGGGATTGCCACGGTGGAGCTGATCCTGGAGCCAGAGGAGCAGCGAGAGGAGAGCCAAGGACTCGGCTCCTCTTCAACTGCGTCTGATCCCAGTACAGGAGCCCAGGCAGAGCCCAGTGACTCACAGCAGCCCTGCGCACAGCCAGCGCCTTGA